The DNA window GGTGCCtttcctctttatttttttcaagtCATTTTTGCAATACGTTACACACTGACTTAATTTGCCAAAGTTAGAAAGTATTTAGCTTCGTCCCATTATTAATgtcatgtttttattttatctatGTTCCAAATAAGAGTGTtcgtttcaaatttaacacaTAATTTTCAATCTTGCCatttgaaaaaataacattttaaaatttcaacACACATTTAATAAGGAAATATTTTTGAAGTCAAAGGATACATGTgtaaattcatcaaaatcaCCTCATCTAAACATCCAGTGTTTTTATAAAAAGATTATTGATTCTCAAAAAGCGATTCTAATATTTAAGATCATTAAAGCAATTGTAGTGAAATTCCAAAACTTGAAGTATCCTAAACAGTACCGAATTTTCTGACAAGATCACAAATTTACGAGGAGATGGAAACCTTCTCCGGCACATGCATGGCGGAATGGGTCAAATATCAACTCATGTTTTCGTTAGTGAATCGTGGACATAAGTCGCCTTAaaactgcaaaaaaaaaaagcatgagCGAGAGCGACGAATTGAAGCCGCGGGTACCACCTTTTATGAATAGATTAGAGACCCGATGGTTCACATCCAGGCCCCCTTTTTTTGGCTGATTTGTCTGTTTACATATTAGATTGGTTGTGATTTTAAGTGTACGAAGAAGTGTCTATTAGAAACATTCAAAACAATTATCAATTAGTTTAAGGTGGCAATTGCCGTAGGTGGACACAAGCAATTGCTTTTGCGAAGTGGTAGCCGCGTCATGGTAGATTAATAGTAAGCTAATTAGCCTAATTACCATTGAAGAGctaataatttttctattttcgtgTATAGAAAAATGAGAATTTGGACCCTCCCCTATAAAAGTTATATATGAAGGACCATCACCTATTGACCTTTTCCTAATGAACAACAAATGACCTAAGTTGTCAAATGAAAGGTGAAAATCTTTGCCtatcaaaaaggaaaagaaaggaaagctaaAAGATATTTGCTTCACTACAGCTGATATGAAGACTACCTAACAAGAACATCCACACTAAACTGAAAATTTCTTTGATTCATCTCTCAATGACACATTCTCTACAAATTCAAAGCTGAACTACGTTAGGCTCTAAAACACAATCACCTGAATCAAAACTACATCTCAAATCTTTTAGGTGGGCATCTGAGACAATCAAATAATCTCAGCTACACCGCCTATTACTACAGCCTACAAGGAAAATTTTTGAGAAACAAAAAAATCGAAAGTTAAAACTTATTTCCTGATTTGAACTATATATATGTTACAAATCCTCCCTTCAAAGGATTGCTAACCTACCTGCTGATTCGAATTAAGAAATAGGTTGAATAAAACTGACAAGAACCATCAATACAACCCGGACCATCAACTAGAGCCATCCAGTGTCGATCTACCAGGAAGGAATCTAATACGATTACACTGTTTCAACTTGGCAAGAGCATCTTGTGTCTTCCCCTGCAGAAGATCCAAGTAAACAGTAGCAAGAATAACGTGGGGACTGTTTAGTGCCGAAGCTGTCGCTTGCATAACATCTTGGACCAGCCCAGGATCCCCCAGTTCTGCGGCCAGGAGAGCTAAATTAGCACAAATAGTTCCACGAGCTTCTTCAGGCTTGAGGAACGTAAAACCTTGAAATTCATCAGAAGACGATGCATTAACAGATGAAGGCCCACCATTCGGTTCCTCAAAATCCACTATCTTTTCCACACTCCACTTTTCCAAATCATCTTGGCTGTATGGCAGTTGAAAATTGCTTCCACCAGTCACATAGACGGACAAATGCTCAGCAGCTTCCTTTGGCCGGTTCAGCAGGCATAGAGCTTCAGCTGCATACAAGTGACCCAGAAAGACGTATATTTTGGAACACTCGAAAAGTTTCAAAAGAGACTTTGCTGTTGACAAAGCCTTAAGTGGGTTTTCTAGTTCTAACTCTACGTATGCCATATCAGCTAGAAGAGCTTGTTCGATCATTTGGTTCTCTTTCCTACAAATATCTTCATAATCACTGACAGAGTTTAGCAGAGAAGTGTTTTGACCATTTCCACACTTTTGCTCTTTTACCTCCCCATTTGTGTTGGCCTGCCCTGAGCCTACTGCTGCATTCAATAACTTTGGATCACCACCTGCTAGATTCTTGTAGCTTGTGGCCTTGGAAGACGACGAGTCTCCTGATTCACTTCCTTCAGCAGCAGAATCAGAAAGCAAACCAGACTTCAAATATTTTGAATCAGAGCTTTCAAGCAAGTGCAATGCATTTAAAAGACATTGTCGAGCAAGGGACATTGACAACTCGGGCAGTCTACCGTTGCCGAAAGAAAAATCATCTCTCCCAACAGAATCAAACTTCCCAGTTCTTGAAACCCCATCTTCCAATGCAAGTTGCCTCCATTTTCCCTTACCAACAACATGAACTTTAACATCAGAGCCATCAGAGGGACTAGAGTAATTGGACTTCAAAAGCCCCTTCTCCAGTGCCATAAGGCAGCACTCAGCAATTCTCAGCCACAGGAGAGGCCTGTTGTAGTAAGTTAGACCAGCCTTGTAAAAACATTGAGCAGCATGTACTGGTTTCCCACAAGACAAGAGCGACAGACCAGAGTTATATGCCATCTGCCAAGACTTAACCTGTGAGAAAGTTGCTAGCTTTACAGGTTTCTCCTTCAACAAAGTTGACCTGTAACGCAATGCTTTGGAAAAGAATACACTTGATGCGTGATATTTCCCAAGACGATAATAGATGCAGCCAAAGTTGTTGTAATACATGCTAGAAATTCCGATTTCTGTTAGATTACTTGATGCCATCAAAAGCTTGCACGCTTTACGGTGATTTCCCCGAGCATACTCAAGCTGCGACTTCAGATAAAGTGCCCATGTATAATCTTTGCCGCGCGCTATATTCATAGCCATCTTAACTTCACGCTTAGCTGCCTTGATATTTCTGGTAAGGAGCAGAAAACTGACTTTGTAAAGATGCAACTTAAGCCTGAGATCAACCGTTGAGATAGAATCGTCAGTTTGAATCCTTGAAACATCATTtgaagattggagactagatgGTCTTGGCAGATTCTCTCCACCAATATCCAGGGATGATAGTAACTGCAATGATTCATCCTCAAGTGCCTCTTCTGATAAAGTTCTAGATAACGAACTTTCCAAAACATTTGCAGAAGAAGCTGAATCAGAATTTGAGGCACCAGGAATTGTAGCAGAAAATGAAGCAGATTTTGACACCATGGTAGGTTGATGCAATGAGCTTCCATTATCTACTTGGTTGGTCATGCTATTGGCACAAAATACTTTCTCCACATAGCTAATCACATCCTAAACAATACAAATGACAACTAAATAAGTATACATAAGTAAATATTTTTAGGATAGCTTTAACGTGTACATTATCAGATATtacaagaaaagaataaaagggTACTGTAACCATTCAAAACTACAATTAAACAACTACTACCAAAATTTGCAATAAATGCAATATATATCAACAGGACTAAATAATAGCATGGTATAACAATCAATACTACCGTGTTTGGAAGCATCCCATTTTCAGTATGGTAAACAAGAAGCATCACAACCACTTAACTTCAACTCCATGTTGAAAACAATGAGGCAGTCCTTAAATCAGTTGCGAGactaaaaagaaataaaatttcaCTTACTATTCTCTTTCCTACCTTATACCACTCCAAGACTTGGCACTTTTCGCTTATACCATCCCATTATGTATTTCTCCCGTACGAATTGAAAGCATAAACTTCAATAGCTCTACCATATTAATTGGTGCAAACACAGTATCAGGGACAACATGGTAGCCTAAACTTAAAATTGCCTTAGCCAGTACAGCACCACTCTGGGAGAAGGGATCAGAGCAGAAAGAACAATGACCATATCAGACCAGGATGTGTCAACAAGGATAAGTACCCATGCAGGAAATTAACTGAAAATTGCTTGACCAGTCCAACTTCTCTTGTGAAAGCATTATCCAAGGAGCAAAAGCCTTTAGATTATTAGAAGACTAAGAACTTATAAGACTATCTTCCCATGTTTATGTGAAGTAAAACATACAGACGTTAAGATAGTCAAGAAGACTTTCTATCAACACTGGCCATATTATCCATAGAGGCGTACACTGCATATATTCAAAAATATGATATCTGGGAAGTTCATCCACATTACATTGGAATGTGCAAGacaaaataattttaaataCCAACCACAGTCTATCACTAATAATCTTCTGATCCACCACCACCTTAATAtgattctttatcttctttatAATTATCTTCTTTATCCTGGTAAGTATTCCTCTCTAAAAGTATCAACAGTAAAGATGAGTCTCAGTCAAAAAGTATGCCCCATTAAAAATTGGTATTGGTAAGGATAGTCCATTTCTTTATGCAAAATCAATGCTTTAATATGATTTTACTTCCCCGTTGCCAAACCCAAGCAGCAGGGGTATCATGCAATGTACTCAGTTTCTCCTTTCAGTTGAATTAAGATCACAAGACAGGAAAGACAAGGAGAATTAGCATTCATACACATTAAGGCTATGTGACACCTTGTAATCTATGATTCAGCTAAATTGGCCCAAATACTCAAAAAGACCATACAAGAACATTAGCCTTCCTGCATACAAGATGGGATCCACCAAGTGCATCTCAACAAAGGACAGCTAAACTACTTTTTGAGAAAGTAAATTTCCAAATTGTAAATCAAAGATACAAGCAAGAGGCATCAATTAGTTCAAAGATTTTATAACCAAGAAGATAAAGTAGAGAGAATCCATGATATGAAAAACCACTTCTGAGAACTCATAATATAGCAAACTATTCCCTAAGCACTTGATTAGTAACCCACCATAAGGAAAGTCTTGTCATTGACAATCATAGATACGTGCATTTCTAGATTTAATCAATCAATCAAAACCTTCCTAGGATAAAATGAAATCAATCCTGATACAACACACACTTGTGTGTTTGAATATATAGATCCCTAAAAGATTTACACaaaaatttcaaagttttagaaggatattttttcttttgacaagTGAAACACAGTAGTATTAACATAAAgctttttatctttttcataGTACCATATTGATCCCATCTTCATTGGCGACTTTGACCAGCACACAGTTTAAGAGCGCTGCTCTATGACATCTATACTGGTAATTTTTTCCCAAAATATATGAAGTTAACAATCTATTTAAAGATCCAACTTTCAATAGTCCTTGATGCTAAAGCAGCTTTATGATGGATTCATGAAACTTGACTATAGTATTTGACTCTAACAGGGACAAATTTTTCAAGATAACTGGAAAAGGAAATGGTGGCAAATGAAAAGCATAGACATTCAAGTTCACATTTATCCATGAAACACAGTTTTTCAACCAGGCAAGAGATTCTATTAACTTTTCAGGAGATTATGCCCTCACCGCTAGATGAGCATTTCTGGCCTCCATAAGATGCATATGGGTCTCAAATGGTATCCATATAACTTACTTTGACTTTTTCCTTTGTTGTGTCAATACTAGATCAAATGAGATCTGGCTAACCAACTTCTAAGACAGGTATAATTATTATTAGCTAAACAAAGAGCATGAGTTATATACTCTGCAGAACAAAGGTTGTATGGCTTCTCTCAACCTACTCAAGTCCAATTCATATGGACCTCTTAGAGGTTAAAATCATACTAAAAAAAAGAGGATGCGTGATATATTCTGCGGAAGCAAGGTCGTATGATTTCCCTCAACCTAGGCAAGTGCAATCCATGTGGACCTCTTGAAGGTTAAAATCATACTAAATAGAAGTTAAGACCATACCAAAAATTTACAGAGGCATCTTATCTTTTTATACAGAAATGAGCTTTGTGAAGAACTCAGCAAAGGTTGCTCTATCTCCTCTGTTTGTTTGTCATCTATCTTTTTCCCTTGTCTACCATCCAAACTGGCGCTATAGGCATAGAATATGTCTGTGCTTATTCAACATATATGCTAGTTGTAGGTAATTTATCTGAAactttttcttcttattttgtttcattttacTCCAGGAACTTATTGTGGTTAAGATCATAAGGGAGAAAAAAGTAACTAACAAAAGAGCATGTCTACAAAAGAAAGAGGAGGTAATTCTAAAAGCAGAGCTCCTCTTTTGTATAATTATATTAGATGGTTTTTACACTTGTATTTTATACGAAGTATAATTAAGGAATGGAGAACAGCATGCTCCAAAGTGGAAACCAAGCATTCCTTTAGAGTCCTTGTTAATCAGTACCAAGAACCACATTCGTCCAATTAAGCCCATACTAAATCTTTGCACGAAGCAAACAAGTAAATCAAGCAGAACTTACAGCAGATCTAGATGCATGGTTCGAAAATAATGCTACATCCAGCAATAGAAGGCAAATACGTAGAGCTGTCCCCTGCAAGTATTCAGAGATTAATCAATGAAacttaaaaaagaaataagacAACATCTATTCCACAAATAATTACCTCATCTATGGGTTCAATATTTTGATACAATGCATCCAAAATCCTGTATGATTTTGCATATTCATGGAGATGGAACCAGATGACTGCCTGAGAATAATGTAATGATTCAGATTAACACCACGCACACAAAAACATTCCACAAACAAGAAACCCACAGAGCCAAGATAATAGCTGTTCATTCCATTCAAATGAGCATACCGTGTTAAATATTGTAACCGAAGTATCAAATTCATCAGTGTAGACAACAGGCAGGCTACTTGTGACAGAATATGAATTTGATACATTACTATTTCCTTTACTTCCAACTGCAAGTCTGCTAGTGCTGCCGACTGACTCTGTTTGTTGTTCCTCAGATGCATGAGCAAGTGCTTCACTTCGTTTCtgaaaataaaaccaaaaaaaaaaaaagtgaagtaaCTAGAAGTAAGAATAGGACAGAGATAGTTCAGACCCGGATTAGTGTGGCACTGTACAACAACTACCCAATTCCAAGTTTTCTGGACCAATTTACTCCTAAAATTTGACAAGTGTAGATCGATTTCATATGTGCTATTCGCTatccctttccttttctttgtccTTTATTCCTCAAATTACTTGCAAAAGCTTAAACACGTATACTCAAACTTCTTATTCATATCTTGACAGAAAAATACGAGAAACCGTAACATAAGATTGGAAAGTCTCTCATCAGAGAATTGATATAGGAGAATCCATAAagcatacaaaaagaaaacagCACAACCAATGCTTACCATAGATGATCAACTATCTTCTTCTACGTCATCCAATCAAAATTCTTATCACAGCCATTTAGAAGAATAATTTTTTATTGAATGACCATTTAACTTACTTCACAGTCAAATACAATATCATAACACACAATCCAACGGTAGCAAAATGCTAGCCCACAAAAACCTTTCAAGCATCCGTTTGTTGACTGACATATCTTTAACATTGAATAAAGGTTCATAACGTGATAATAAACTATACAGATATTTATAGGTAGAGAATAACAAAAGCAAATGCAACATAAATAAAGCATGAAAATATCATCTCCAATTAAGCCAAAGAGCAGAACAAAAACTTCTGTCCCAACCTTAGATAAATAAAATCCCAAAGAAATATGTCAGCTATACAACTTACGAAACACTGGAAAGTCATTATAATAGAGAATGGAATAACAATTATTGTTGAATTAGATACATgcgaaaaaaaaataaagttcacAAAAATAAGTGGCAGCAACAAAGACCATCATTGAAAAGGCAAGAAAACCTCTTGCaataaaaattactaaaaatgCAACTCCACATCAAAAGAAACACAATCAAATCAGAAGAATAATTCAAACTCGAACTTCGACCCAGGAATTCCCAAGACTGCATACAGGTCTAATTTCCCAAAAACATGTCAAATCTGGCTCTTGAAGGTGACACAAAGATGCTTCCATACACTCCAACAAAAACATAAGTATTCAAACCTGATTCTCAAAATGATATGAAATAGTTATTCCTGAATCAGATTTAATAGAGCTTAGCTAAGAAGTATATGTGACGTGGAGAGGTGAAATATCATTTTTCTCAAGCAAAAGGATAATCCTTTTATATAAACAAACATTCAAAATTGGAGCAAATCAAAAACGGTCGTGTTGTCACCAAAAACTCTCATGTGCTTAAATTATCAGAGGTTTGGCCCGATGTGCTACGAAGAAGACAAATGGAATTCACTGATTTAGCAAAGGATTAGAAACGGTGCATGAACCCAATACAGAAACCCAATTGAGTCCAAAACTGAAaaaatatacacacacatatgcaCAGACAAATAAAGACTCTGGAAACTACTATATGAATTTTAATTCTACTCAGGTCATCGATCCAGGATCTTAAAACCAACATCTGATTGCCGAAAAATACATTAGGTTAGGAAGTACGATCTTATAGCACTTCTATCGTAAAAGTTCTGAAAAATAAATGCCAATAAGATGGAAAGCAGAACCTTGCCAAATATCATCCGAGCTCCTAATTAAAGCTCTAGTGAACTTAAACGTCCCAGCTGATATTTATGATTGCACATTCCTTCCCACAATAATGCCAATTCTTTACAAATTGTGCCAACACAAGAGACGCAAGCTCATAAATCCAAATATTGTCAATTGACAACATGGCATGTCTAGATGGAACTTTGGGAAAAAGAAGCCCAGCAAAAGGATAAATCAATCCACTTTCATGTACGACTACTTAGAAGAAGTAAAGCACCATACGAAGGCATACCTTAACATTATTGAGTTCTTCAAGAAGCTTCTTAGGGTCTGAACAACCATCTTGAAAGTATTCCGCAATAGCAATGTTGTGAAGAATCTATAATCAAGGATATAGAAAAGTAGGATAATGAGTACATAAGCCCTATACGAGACAAAAACCAAACAATCATAAAAACTAATCTCTGTTGACAGAATCTTAAAAATTCAGACTTGCAATTAGCAAACAATGGCTCTTAAAAGATTACATGCAAATTTTCATGTCTATATATCTTCACATCTTTGTAGAAAACCACCCAACAGAAAAACACAGACTGAAGTTtcttaattcaagtacaaaGTAACAGCAGGATATTATGTTCGACCACCAAAGAATGCACAACTAATCCCAATGTTATTCTAGTTAACAAAAGGAACATCAAAAGGCCAAAGAATCTTTTCTAGGGAATTACACCATCAAAGATGTCTGCCAACTAAAAGACCGTGTGCAAAAGGTGAACACTCGAGTCATGATTTGACAAATCATGTTGTTCAATTGCTTGTGCTGTTAATTTAGTGTGAGCACTACACAAGGAATTGAATCCTGTGTTTATCCTTTCCTCAAGATGTAAAAGATTGCCATCACTTTTATGTAACAGCGAATTCCAGCAGAGAGTCTATTACCAAAGACGACCGGGTGCGATATTGTTATTACAGTTGTATCCACATTAACAAGAAGAACAAAACGATAGGATTCAATCCCCAAAT is part of the Coffea eugenioides isolate CCC68of chromosome 6, Ceug_1.0, whole genome shotgun sequence genome and encodes:
- the LOC113775790 gene encoding CCR4-NOT transcription complex subunit 10-like, giving the protein MDSSSSMSSPAIMVGDSNNNVSSNNRDGALSPTAAASLRGSMEDDVALSVAAGLAKEAALLFQAGKFAECVSVLKQLLHKKEDDPKILHNIAIAEYFQDGCSDPKKLLEELNNVKKRSEALAHASEEQQTESVGSTSRLAVGSKGNSNVSNSYSVTSSLPVVYTDEFDTSVTIFNTAVIWFHLHEYAKSYRILDALYQNIEPIDEGTALRICLLLLDVALFSNHASRSADVISYVEKVFCANSMTNQVDNGSSLHQPTMVSKSASFSATIPGASNSDSASSANVLESSLSRTLSEEALEDESLQLLSSLDIGGENLPRPSSLQSSNDVSRIQTDDSISTVDLRLKLHLYKVSFLLLTRNIKAAKREVKMAMNIARGKDYTWALYLKSQLEYARGNHRKACKLLMASSNLTEIGISSMYYNNFGCIYYRLGKYHASSVFFSKALRYRSTLLKEKPVKLATFSQVKSWQMAYNSGLSLLSCGKPVHAAQCFYKAGLTYYNRPLLWLRIAECCLMALEKGLLKSNYSSPSDGSDVKVHVVGKGKWRQLALEDGVSRTGKFDSVGRDDFSFGNGRLPELSMSLARQCLLNALHLLESSDSKYLKSGLLSDSAAEGSESGDSSSSKATSYKNLAGGDPKLLNAAVGSGQANTNGEVKEQKCGNGQNTSLLNSVSDYEDICRKENQMIEQALLADMAYVELELENPLKALSTAKSLLKLFECSKIYVFLGHLYAAEALCLLNRPKEAAEHLSVYVTGGSNFQLPYSQDDLEKWSVEKIVDFEEPNGGPSSVNASSSDEFQGFTFLKPEEARGTICANLALLAAELGDPGLVQDVMQATASALNSPHVILATVYLDLLQGKTQDALAKLKQCNRIRFLPGRSTLDGSS